A section of the Bryobacteraceae bacterium genome encodes:
- the nuoN-1 gene encoding NADH-quinone oxidoreductase subunit N — protein sequence MPVSFVPSPQELLRFSPEILLTLTATALMLAEALMRPGSRTRLAALAFIALAAAIGLSAVAASDPGPAFSSLLVVDGFSTFFRVLVCAAGMLVVLISSNYLKRERHDSGEYYALVLFSIAGQCLMASANELIMLFIGLECSSIATYVLAGYLRDDRRNNEAALKYFLLGSFAAAFFLYGTAWLWGAAGTTHLSEIRRLLLDPQSGVNATVASAAAALLLVGLAFKVSAAPFQMWAPDVYQGAPAPVAAFLSVGPKAAAFAMFLRILMTVFVPFRDKWEPVLWAVALATMIIGNFAALWQTNVKRLLAYSSIAHAGYVTVALTAMSDAGAAAAMFYLAAYALMNIGAFAVVTHVAGQGERHVELADLAGLSRRSPAMAAVLSIFLLSLTGVPLTAGFFGKFYIFKAALDSNLVWLAVLGLLNSAVAAYYYLRIIVVMYMQEPSQGLPELPAAAPGVRWALAASVAGTFVLGVAPSLVLDYAMASAPLLR from the coding sequence ATGCCCGTTAGTTTTGTGCCTTCTCCGCAGGAATTATTGCGCTTTTCGCCGGAAATCCTGCTCACGCTGACGGCGACGGCTTTGATGCTGGCCGAGGCCCTCATGCGGCCCGGCAGCCGAACGCGGTTGGCCGCGCTGGCTTTTATCGCCCTGGCGGCGGCCATCGGGCTGAGCGCCGTGGCAGCGTCAGACCCCGGGCCGGCCTTTTCCAGCCTTCTGGTTGTGGACGGTTTTTCGACCTTTTTCCGCGTCCTTGTCTGCGCCGCCGGCATGCTGGTGGTGCTGATCAGCTCGAATTACCTGAAGAGGGAAAGGCATGACTCCGGCGAGTATTATGCGCTGGTGCTGTTCTCCATCGCCGGTCAGTGCCTGATGGCCTCGGCCAATGAGCTGATCATGCTTTTCATCGGACTGGAGTGCTCTTCGATCGCCACTTACGTCCTGGCGGGCTACCTGCGGGACGACCGGCGCAACAACGAGGCGGCGCTGAAGTATTTCCTGCTCGGATCCTTCGCGGCGGCGTTTTTTCTGTATGGGACTGCATGGCTGTGGGGCGCGGCCGGCACGACGCACCTGAGCGAGATCCGCCGCCTGCTGCTGGATCCTCAGTCCGGCGTGAACGCGACGGTTGCTTCCGCCGCCGCGGCGCTGCTGCTGGTCGGGCTGGCATTCAAGGTCTCGGCGGCGCCCTTCCAGATGTGGGCGCCTGACGTATACCAGGGCGCACCGGCGCCGGTGGCCGCCTTCCTGAGCGTGGGGCCGAAGGCCGCCGCGTTCGCGATGTTCCTGCGGATCCTGATGACCGTTTTTGTCCCCTTCCGCGACAAGTGGGAGCCGGTGCTCTGGGCCGTCGCCCTGGCCACGATGATCATCGGCAATTTCGCCGCGCTCTGGCAGACGAACGTGAAGCGTCTGCTGGCCTACAGTTCCATCGCCCACGCCGGTTATGTGACCGTGGCGCTGACGGCGATGTCCGACGCTGGTGCGGCGGCGGCGATGTTTTATTTGGCCGCTTACGCGTTGATGAACATCGGCGCCTTCGCGGTGGTGACCCATGTGGCCGGGCAGGGCGAGCGCCACGTCGAGCTCGCCGACCTTGCCGGCCTCAGCCGCCGCTCCCCGGCCATGGCGGCGGTCCTCTCCATCTTCCTGCTCTCGCTCACCGGCGTGCCGCTGACCGCGGGATTTTTCGGGAAGTTCTACATCTTCAAAGCGGCGCTTGATTCCAATCTGGTCTGGCTGGCGGTTCTCGGCCTGCTGAACAGCGCGGTAGCCGCGTATTACTACCTGCGGATCATTGTCGTGATGTACATGCAGGAGCCCTCGCAGGGCCTGCCCGAGCTGCCTGCGGCGGCGCCCGGCGTCCGCTGGGCGCTGGCCGCCTCGGTGGCGGGCACGTTCGTGCTGGGCGTCGCGCCCTCGCTCGTTCTGGATTATGCGATGGCCAGCGCGCCGCTGCTGCGGTAA
- a CDS encoding 4Fe-4S ferredoxin has product MPRYGMAIDLRTCMGCAACVVACKVENRVDVDAFRCRVTQRSRGEFPNVHLEILSERCNQCSDAPCVWNCPTGASHYAEGGVVLVNENLCTGCKACLAACPYDARFINSRGVAEKCTFCLHRVKEGLEPACVSTCPSRAMIFGDLDDPSSLLVQTLGARNHRALKAEAGTRPNLFYLE; this is encoded by the coding sequence ATGCCGCGCTACGGGATGGCCATCGACCTTCGCACATGCATGGGCTGCGCTGCCTGCGTGGTGGCCTGCAAGGTAGAGAATCGCGTGGACGTGGATGCGTTCCGCTGCCGGGTGACGCAGCGTTCGCGCGGGGAGTTCCCCAACGTGCATCTGGAGATCCTGTCCGAGCGGTGCAACCAGTGCTCCGATGCGCCGTGCGTGTGGAACTGTCCGACGGGGGCGAGCCATTACGCCGAAGGCGGCGTCGTACTTGTGAATGAGAACCTCTGCACGGGCTGCAAGGCGTGCCTGGCCGCATGCCCCTATGATGCGCGGTTCATCAACTCGCGCGGCGTGGCGGAGAAGTGCACGTTCTGCCTGCACCGGGTGAAGGAAGGGCTGGAGCCGGCCTGCGTGTCGACCTGCCCGAGCAGGGCGATGATTTTCGGCGACCTGGACGACCCTTCGAGTCTGCTCGTGCAGACGCTCGGCGCGCGGAATCACCGGGCGTTGAAGGCGGAAGCGGGCACCAGGCCGAATCTTTTCTATCTGGAGTAG
- the tsaD gene encoding tRNA N6-adenosine threonylcarbamoyltransferase, giving the protein MPFILGIETSCDETAAAVVARDGEVLSSVVASQLDVHGKYGGVVPELASREHLRAIVPVVRQAMQDAHASWADLGAVAATAGPGLVGSLLVGLTFAKAICAVRRLPLIGVNHLEGHIHAVVLDAKRSGEEIELPALALVASGGHTHLFYWPGGEQYQLLGRTRDDAAGEAFDKVAKLLGFGYPGGPVLDRIAPYGDPEAVPLPMARMKGNALDFSFSGLKTAVLRWVQSREMEAEIAARRELLKRNPRPTLEEWLAVTPPATRNVVAAFQRVVVEELLKRVEKALEDTGARSVIVSGGVACNAELRRAARSGRLPAPVYFPTPHLSTDNAAMIAAAAWPKFERGEFDDFSLKAQANLALA; this is encoded by the coding sequence ATGCCGTTTATCCTCGGAATCGAAACCTCCTGCGATGAGACCGCCGCGGCGGTGGTGGCGCGCGACGGCGAGGTGCTGTCGAGCGTTGTGGCCAGCCAATTGGACGTCCACGGCAAATATGGCGGCGTCGTGCCGGAGCTGGCCTCGCGGGAGCATCTGCGCGCCATCGTGCCTGTGGTGCGGCAGGCGATGCAGGACGCTCACGCTTCATGGGCGGACCTCGGCGCCGTGGCTGCCACCGCCGGGCCTGGTCTCGTGGGATCCCTCCTGGTGGGTTTGACGTTCGCGAAGGCGATTTGTGCCGTGCGGCGGCTGCCGCTGATTGGCGTCAATCATCTGGAAGGGCACATCCACGCGGTCGTGCTGGATGCGAAGAGGTCGGGCGAAGAGATTGAATTGCCGGCGCTGGCGCTGGTGGCCAGCGGCGGCCACACGCACCTTTTCTACTGGCCGGGCGGAGAACAGTACCAACTGCTTGGCAGGACGCGCGATGATGCGGCCGGCGAGGCATTTGACAAGGTGGCGAAGCTGCTCGGCTTCGGCTATCCAGGCGGGCCGGTGCTTGACCGGATTGCACCCTACGGCGATCCGGAGGCGGTTCCGCTTCCCATGGCCAGGATGAAGGGCAACGCGCTGGACTTCAGCTTCAGCGGACTGAAAACCGCGGTGCTGCGGTGGGTCCAGTCCCGGGAGATGGAGGCCGAGATTGCGGCGCGCCGCGAGCTGCTGAAGCGGAATCCGCGTCCGACCCTGGAAGAGTGGCTGGCGGTGACGCCGCCGGCCACGCGGAACGTGGTGGCCGCGTTCCAGCGCGTGGTGGTGGAGGAACTGCTGAAGCGCGTCGAGAAGGCGCTGGAAGACACCGGCGCGCGCAGTGTGATCGTCTCCGGCGGAGTTGCCTGCAATGCAGAGCTGCGGCGCGCGGCCCGCAGCGGGCGGCTGCCGGCCCCGGTTTACTTCCCCACGCCGCATCTTTCCACCGACAATGCGGCGATGATCGCCGCGGCGGCATGGCCGAAGTTTGAGCGCGGCGAATTCGATGATTTCTCGCTGAAGGCGCAGGCGAATCTCGCGCTCGCATAG
- a CDS encoding tRNA preQ1(34) S-adenosylmethionine ribosyltransferase-isomerase QueA — MQLSDFDYRLPDELIAQAPLADRAASRMLVVDRASGRFEDRHFRDLPRFLRPGDCLVINDTRVIPSRLYGRKEGYSREVEIFLLTPQNPERTLWTALVRPGRHLHEGARVRISERLSVEILETRVRGERLVRVHCEGDLDEEIERIGHVPLPPYIHRPDERLDRERYQTVFAQKRGSAAAPTAGLHFTPEVLEACRAAGAEIAPVTLHVGLGTFQPLLSNTVEDNRLHSERYSIPPETAAKLAAAQRRIAVGTTVVRTLESAVRNGGMVPQEGETDLFIYPGFEFRAVDAMLTNFHLPKSSLLLLVCAFGGKDLILSAYRHAVEQRYRFFSYGDCMLIL; from the coding sequence ATGCAGCTCTCTGACTTCGATTATCGCCTTCCGGATGAACTGATTGCACAGGCGCCGCTGGCCGACCGCGCCGCCTCGCGCATGCTCGTCGTGGACCGCGCCTCGGGCCGTTTCGAGGACCGGCATTTCCGCGATCTGCCCCGGTTTCTTCGCCCGGGCGATTGCCTCGTCATCAACGACACGCGCGTCATCCCGTCCCGTCTCTACGGGCGCAAGGAAGGCTATTCGCGCGAGGTTGAAATCTTCCTTCTCACGCCCCAGAATCCGGAGCGCACGCTGTGGACGGCGCTGGTCCGCCCGGGCCGCCACCTCCACGAAGGGGCGCGGGTCCGGATCTCGGAGCGGCTGTCGGTGGAGATCCTGGAGACGCGCGTGCGGGGCGAGCGTCTGGTGCGGGTCCACTGCGAAGGCGACCTGGATGAAGAGATCGAACGCATCGGGCATGTGCCGCTGCCGCCCTATATCCATCGTCCGGATGAGCGCCTGGACCGCGAGCGATACCAGACGGTGTTCGCCCAAAAACGCGGATCCGCCGCCGCGCCGACCGCGGGCCTCCACTTCACGCCCGAAGTGCTGGAAGCCTGCCGCGCTGCCGGAGCTGAAATCGCGCCGGTGACGCTCCACGTGGGGCTAGGCACGTTCCAGCCGCTGCTCAGCAACACAGTCGAAGACAACCGCCTGCACAGCGAGCGCTATTCCATCCCGCCGGAAACCGCGGCGAAGCTGGCCGCGGCCCAACGGCGCATCGCCGTCGGCACGACAGTCGTGCGTACGCTCGAATCGGCCGTCCGCAACGGCGGAATGGTCCCGCAGGAGGGGGAAACCGACCTGTTCATTTATCCGGGCTTCGAATTCCGCGCCGTGGACGCGATGCTGACCAATTTCCACCTGCCGAAGTCCAGCCTGCTGCTGCTCGTCTGCGCCTTCGGCGGCAAGGATCTGATCCTCTCCGCTTACCGGCACGCGGTGGAACAGCGCTACCGTTTCTTCAGCTACGGCGACTGCATGCTGATCCTATAA
- a CDS encoding NrfD protein, with product MMPIDVDIAGRNAETFPVLHVWGWEIALYLFLGGLAAGLLILSGWMHRRTAAERLSPAVAWVAPLLAPVVLSIGMFALFLDLENKWNVWRFYTAFRWSAPMSWGAWILALVYPASLLFGWAAWSEFGPAGKRWVTGAPFPLRREIAGLNIAAGVALGIYTGILLSALGARPLWNSPLLGPLFLLSGLSAGAALLVLIEKDHEWRRTLARLDVRFIAAEAVVLTLFFLALLTGGQAQRASAELFFGGPYTAIFWVAVGFLGMALPVWLERLEERGKVAHSAVAPVLVLFGGLALRAVLVLAGQASHWEVLL from the coding sequence ATGATGCCAATCGATGTGGACATTGCGGGCCGGAACGCAGAAACATTTCCGGTGCTTCATGTTTGGGGTTGGGAGATTGCGCTCTACCTGTTTTTGGGTGGGCTGGCGGCCGGGCTGCTGATTCTTTCGGGCTGGATGCACCGGCGGACGGCGGCGGAGCGGCTGAGCCCGGCGGTGGCGTGGGTGGCGCCGCTGCTTGCGCCAGTGGTGCTGAGCATCGGCATGTTCGCGCTGTTCCTGGACCTGGAGAACAAGTGGAATGTGTGGCGCTTTTACACGGCATTCCGATGGAGCGCGCCGATGTCATGGGGCGCATGGATTCTGGCGCTGGTCTATCCGGCATCTTTGCTGTTCGGGTGGGCGGCGTGGAGCGAATTCGGACCCGCGGGCAAGCGGTGGGTGACCGGCGCGCCGTTTCCGCTGCGGCGCGAAATCGCCGGGCTGAACATCGCCGCCGGCGTGGCGTTGGGCATCTACACGGGCATCCTGCTGAGCGCGCTCGGCGCAAGGCCGCTGTGGAACTCGCCACTGCTGGGGCCGCTGTTCCTGCTCAGCGGCCTCTCGGCGGGCGCAGCGCTGTTGGTGCTGATCGAAAAGGACCACGAATGGCGGCGCACGCTGGCGCGGCTCGACGTGCGGTTTATTGCCGCGGAGGCGGTGGTGCTGACCCTGTTCTTCCTGGCTTTGCTGACGGGCGGCCAAGCCCAGAGAGCTTCGGCTGAACTGTTCTTCGGCGGCCCGTATACGGCGATCTTCTGGGTTGCCGTCGGCTTCCTCGGCATGGCCCTGCCGGTTTGGCTGGAGCGGCTGGAGGAACGCGGGAAGGTGGCGCACTCGGCCGTTGCTCCGGTGCTCGTGCTCTTCGGCGGCCTGGCGCTGCGGGCCGTACTTGTTCTCGCCGGACAGGCGAGCCATTGGGAGGTGCTTTTGTGA
- the hppA gene encoding K(+)-insensitive pyrophosphate-energized proton pump: MVPTESLSSSLRQALANGAADALRRAGAWLLLLMVTIAAGALPAWAQPAHHGGGEASLVLPDLNQATFFGIGGRSLLMIGLVVCALGLVFGLSIYVRLKNMPVHRSMLEVSELIYETCKTYLATQGKFLLILELFIAVIIVFYFGLLQHMEAYRVAIILLFSVIGIGGSFGVAAFGMRVNTFANSRASFASLRGKAFPCYDIPLQAGMSIGMMLISVELLLMLFILLFIPGDLAGPCFIGFAIGESLGAAALRVAGGIFTKIADIGADLMKIVFKIKEDDARNPGVIADCTGDNAGDSVGPSADGFETYGVTGVALISFILLGINERVAGPTWATIQVQLLVWIFMMRVMMVISSGVSYFINDILARARYGDADKMNFEQPLTNLVWITSLLSIALTYVVSYLMIPELKGDTTLWWKLATVISCGTLAGALIPEFVKVFTSTGSRHVREIVKASEEGGSSLNILSGFIAGNFSAYWLGFAILLLMSIAYWMSTMGLASLMMAPAVFALGLVAFGFLGMGPVTIAVDSYGPVTDNAQSVYELSTIEQLPGIESEIESQFGFRPQFEKAKDNLEENDGAGNTFKATSKPVLIGTAVVGATTMIFSIIVALTDGLSPDRVGYLSILHAPFFFGLIAGGAMIYWFTGASSQAVSTGAYRAVEFIKRNIKLEGTTKASVSDSKKVVEICTQYAQRGMFNIFIAVFFGTLAFAFMEEFFFIGYLIAIAIFGLFQAIFMANAGGAWDNAKKIVETEMKAKGTELHAATVVGDTVGDPFKDTSSVAMNPTIKFTTLFGLLAVELAVSLRNQGQSALTHALAVVFLLISMTFVYRSFYAMRIEK; the protein is encoded by the coding sequence ATGGTACCCACGGAGAGCCTGTCCAGTTCTTTGCGGCAGGCGTTGGCAAACGGCGCGGCCGACGCTCTCAGGCGCGCGGGCGCATGGCTCCTGCTGCTCATGGTGACGATCGCAGCCGGCGCGCTGCCGGCATGGGCGCAGCCGGCGCATCACGGAGGCGGCGAGGCGAGCCTGGTGCTGCCGGACCTGAACCAGGCGACGTTTTTCGGCATTGGCGGCCGCAGCCTGCTGATGATCGGCCTGGTGGTTTGCGCGCTCGGCCTGGTGTTCGGCCTGTCGATTTACGTTCGGCTGAAGAACATGCCGGTGCACAGATCCATGCTCGAAGTCAGCGAGCTGATTTACGAGACGTGCAAGACCTACCTGGCGACGCAGGGCAAGTTCCTGCTGATCCTGGAGCTGTTCATTGCCGTCATCATCGTCTTCTACTTCGGCCTGCTTCAGCATATGGAAGCCTACCGGGTGGCGATCATCCTGCTGTTCAGCGTGATCGGCATCGGCGGCAGCTTTGGCGTGGCGGCGTTCGGCATGCGGGTGAACACATTTGCCAACTCGCGCGCCTCCTTCGCCAGCCTGCGGGGCAAGGCTTTCCCCTGCTATGACATCCCTCTTCAGGCGGGCATGAGCATCGGCATGATGCTGATTTCGGTCGAGCTGCTGCTGATGCTATTCATCCTGCTGTTCATCCCCGGCGACCTGGCCGGGCCCTGCTTCATCGGCTTCGCCATAGGCGAATCGCTGGGCGCGGCGGCGCTCCGCGTGGCCGGCGGCATCTTCACCAAGATTGCCGACATCGGCGCTGATCTGATGAAGATCGTCTTCAAGATCAAGGAAGATGACGCGCGCAATCCGGGCGTCATCGCCGACTGCACCGGCGACAACGCGGGCGACTCGGTCGGGCCTTCGGCCGACGGCTTCGAGACATACGGCGTCACCGGCGTGGCGCTGATCAGCTTCATCCTGCTCGGCATCAATGAACGCGTGGCCGGGCCCACATGGGCCACGATTCAGGTCCAACTTCTGGTCTGGATCTTCATGATGCGCGTCATGATGGTCATCTCCTCCGGCGTCAGCTACTTCATCAACGACATCCTGGCTCGCGCCCGCTATGGCGACGCCGACAAGATGAACTTCGAGCAGCCGCTCACCAACCTGGTCTGGATCACATCGCTGCTGTCGATCGCGCTTACCTACGTCGTCAGCTACCTGATGATCCCCGAGCTGAAAGGCGACACGACGCTGTGGTGGAAGCTGGCGACGGTGATCAGTTGCGGCACGCTGGCCGGCGCGCTGATCCCCGAGTTCGTCAAGGTATTCACCTCCACCGGCTCGCGCCATGTGCGCGAGATCGTGAAAGCCAGCGAGGAGGGCGGTTCGTCCCTCAACATCCTGTCCGGCTTTATCGCCGGCAACTTCTCCGCCTACTGGCTCGGCTTCGCCATTCTGCTGCTGATGTCGATCGCCTACTGGATGTCCACCATGGGCCTGGCCTCGCTGATGATGGCTCCAGCGGTCTTCGCGCTCGGCCTGGTGGCCTTCGGCTTCCTCGGCATGGGTCCGGTGACGATCGCGGTGGACTCCTACGGCCCGGTCACCGACAACGCGCAGTCCGTCTACGAGCTGTCCACCATCGAGCAGCTCCCGGGCATCGAGAGCGAGATCGAAAGCCAGTTCGGCTTTCGCCCGCAGTTTGAGAAAGCCAAGGACAACCTCGAAGAGAACGACGGCGCGGGCAACACGTTCAAGGCGACGTCGAAGCCGGTGCTGATCGGCACGGCCGTCGTCGGCGCGACAACGATGATCTTCTCGATCATCGTGGCCCTCACCGACGGCCTTTCGCCGGATCGCGTCGGCTACCTGTCCATCCTCCATGCGCCCTTCTTCTTCGGCCTCATCGCCGGCGGCGCGATGATCTACTGGTTCACCGGCGCCAGCTCGCAGGCCGTCTCCACCGGTGCCTACCGCGCGGTGGAGTTCATCAAGCGCAACATCAAGCTCGAAGGCACGACCAAGGCCAGCGTGTCCGACTCGAAGAAGGTGGTCGAGATCTGCACGCAATACGCCCAGCGCGGCATGTTCAACATCTTCATCGCCGTCTTCTTCGGTACGCTCGCCTTTGCCTTCATGGAGGAGTTCTTCTTCATCGGTTACCTGATCGCCATCGCGATCTTCGGCCTGTTCCAGGCCATCTTCATGGCCAACGCCGGCGGTGCCTGGGACAACGCCAAGAAGATCGTCGAGACCGAGATGAAGGCCAAGGGCACCGAACTGCATGCGGCCACGGTGGTCGGCGACACGGTGGGAGACCCGTTCAAAGACACCTCCTCGGTGGCGATGAACCCGACCATCAAGTTCACCACGCTGTTCGGCCTGCTCGCGGTGGAGCTCGCTGTCAGCCTGCGCAATCAGGGCCAGTCGGCGCTGACTCACGCCCTCGCCGTTGTCTTCCTCCTCATCTCGATGACGTTCGTCTACCGCTCGTTCTACGCGATGCGGATTGAGAAGTAA
- a CDS encoding xylose isomerase — protein MMTRELSRRSFLAAAGVAAALPTVAQKKRPLVGLEMYSVRQEMAKDIFTPVRAVAKMGYECVEFYGPYINWTMDQIREMRKLLDELNLKCLSTHNGANNLLPENMAKTIEWNQTLGSKYIIMASPGKVEPTADGWKKVADVLTKADEIARKSGLSVGYHNHQMEWRPVEGQKPLEIIAKNTPQSVVLQLDVGTCVETGNDPAAWIRSNPGRLKSIHCKDWSKEKGYRVLFGEGDSPWKAIFAAAESVGGVEFYLIEQEGYDLPPFETVEKCLANFRRIHSS, from the coding sequence ATGATGACACGCGAGCTTTCCCGCCGATCCTTCCTCGCCGCCGCCGGCGTTGCGGCGGCGCTGCCAACAGTTGCCCAGAAGAAGCGTCCCCTGGTCGGGCTCGAGATGTATTCGGTCCGCCAGGAGATGGCCAAGGACATCTTCACCCCCGTGCGCGCCGTGGCCAAGATGGGCTACGAGTGCGTGGAGTTTTACGGTCCGTACATCAACTGGACCATGGATCAGATCCGGGAGATGCGCAAGCTGCTGGACGAGCTGAACCTGAAGTGCCTGTCCACGCACAACGGCGCCAACAACCTGCTGCCGGAAAACATGGCGAAGACGATCGAGTGGAACCAGACGCTAGGCAGCAAGTACATCATCATGGCCAGCCCGGGCAAGGTGGAGCCGACGGCCGACGGCTGGAAGAAGGTCGCGGATGTTCTCACGAAGGCCGATGAGATCGCCCGCAAGTCAGGCCTCTCGGTCGGTTATCACAACCATCAGATGGAATGGCGGCCGGTGGAAGGGCAGAAGCCGCTGGAAATCATCGCGAAGAACACGCCCCAATCGGTAGTCCTCCAGCTCGACGTCGGCACCTGTGTGGAGACGGGCAACGATCCGGCGGCGTGGATCCGCTCGAATCCCGGCCGGCTGAAGTCGATCCACTGCAAGGACTGGTCCAAAGAAAAGGGTTACCGCGTGCTCTTCGGCGAAGGCGATTCTCCGTGGAAGGCCATCTTCGCCGCGGCTGAATCCGTCGGCGGCGTCGAATTTTACCTGATTGAGCAGGAAGGCTACGACCTGCCACCGTTTGAGACGGTGGAGAAGTGCCTCGCCAATTTCCGCAGAATTCACTCGAGCTGA
- a CDS encoding nitrate reductase encodes MKRRTFLQITAGGAAVAAGAASLVLRPPAQAAPRDVRKVSTFCELCFWKCGVIATVEDGVVTKLDGHPAHPLSLGRLCPRGNGGTGLLYDPDRLKKPLIRTGQRGQERFREATWEEALDYVAARMRKIKAEHGPEALALFTHGHGGSFFSQLLKAYGSPNIAAPSYAQCRGPREVGFQLTFGTGIGSPENTDIANTRFLVLIGSHLGENMHNTQVQEFAEAIRRGAKIAVVDPRFSVAASKANWYLPIKPGTDIALLMAWANVLVSEGIYNRPFIEKYATGFEEFKAAIQEMTPEWAEKITEIPADLIRTVAREMAAAAPAAIVHPGRHVTWYGDDAQRSRAIAILNALLGSWGAKGGFFLPSGVDVPPYPAPPLPKPQRPAIDGAGNRYPLADETLASGLCDATLAGTPYKARGWLVYGTNLLQSLPQPQKTLEAIHALDLLVVIDVLPVEIAGYADVVLPECTYLERYDDLYAGAFRTPFVALRQPAVEPMYDSKPGWWMAKELAKRLDLEAYFPWKHIEEYLDRRLQGLNLNLADMKKRGVVVYPAGDTTLPPDHKFDTPSGKVELYSKVLAEMGVDPVPKYYPKPEPPEGYFRLLFGRSPLHTFGRTTNNRVLGSVVRENEVWIHYRVAASLGLRPGERVRLVNQDGAKSAPVRARVTNRIRPDCVYMVHGFGHTARNLRFTAGRGASTTALVTRVSVDPLMGGTGMFNNFVRIEKEA; translated from the coding sequence ATGAAGCGACGCACGTTCCTCCAGATCACGGCCGGCGGCGCCGCGGTTGCGGCCGGCGCGGCCTCGCTGGTGTTGCGGCCTCCCGCGCAGGCCGCCCCGCGCGATGTCCGCAAGGTCTCGACGTTCTGCGAGCTTTGCTTCTGGAAGTGCGGCGTGATCGCGACGGTCGAAGACGGCGTCGTGACCAAGCTGGACGGGCATCCGGCGCATCCGCTTTCGCTGGGGCGCCTGTGTCCGCGTGGCAACGGCGGGACAGGGCTGCTTTACGATCCGGACCGGCTGAAGAAGCCGCTGATCCGGACGGGGCAGCGCGGCCAGGAGCGGTTCCGCGAGGCCACCTGGGAGGAGGCGCTCGACTATGTAGCGGCGCGGATGCGGAAGATCAAGGCCGAGCACGGGCCGGAGGCGCTGGCGCTGTTTACGCACGGTCATGGCGGCTCATTTTTCAGCCAGTTGCTGAAGGCGTACGGCTCGCCGAACATCGCTGCGCCCAGCTATGCGCAGTGCCGAGGCCCGCGCGAGGTGGGCTTCCAGCTCACCTTCGGCACCGGCATCGGATCGCCCGAAAACACCGACATCGCCAATACACGGTTTCTCGTGCTGATCGGCAGCCATCTGGGCGAAAACATGCACAACACGCAGGTGCAGGAGTTTGCCGAGGCGATCCGCCGGGGCGCGAAGATCGCCGTCGTGGATCCGCGGTTTTCCGTAGCGGCCTCCAAGGCGAACTGGTACCTGCCCATCAAGCCCGGCACCGACATCGCTCTGCTGATGGCCTGGGCGAACGTTCTGGTGAGCGAAGGCATCTACAACCGGCCGTTTATCGAGAAATACGCCACTGGCTTTGAAGAATTCAAGGCCGCCATTCAGGAGATGACGCCGGAGTGGGCAGAGAAAATCACGGAGATTCCGGCGGATCTGATCCGCACGGTGGCGCGGGAGATGGCGGCTGCGGCTCCGGCCGCGATCGTGCATCCGGGCCGGCACGTGACGTGGTACGGCGACGACGCGCAGAGAAGCCGGGCGATTGCGATTCTCAACGCGCTGCTGGGGAGCTGGGGCGCGAAGGGAGGGTTTTTCCTGCCTTCGGGCGTGGATGTGCCCCCGTATCCGGCTCCGCCGCTGCCAAAGCCGCAGCGCCCGGCGATCGACGGGGCGGGGAACCGCTATCCGCTGGCTGACGAGACGCTGGCTTCCGGGCTCTGTGACGCGACACTGGCGGGCACGCCGTACAAGGCCCGCGGGTGGCTGGTGTACGGGACGAATCTGCTGCAATCGCTGCCGCAGCCGCAGAAGACGCTGGAGGCCATTCACGCGCTGGACCTGCTGGTTGTCATTGATGTTCTCCCTGTCGAGATCGCTGGCTACGCCGACGTCGTGTTGCCAGAGTGCACATATCTGGAGCGCTACGACGACCTCTACGCGGGCGCCTTCCGGACGCCGTTCGTCGCGTTGCGGCAGCCGGCGGTGGAACCCATGTATGATTCCAAACCCGGCTGGTGGATGGCGAAGGAGCTGGCAAAGCGGCTGGATCTCGAGGCGTACTTCCCCTGGAAGCACATCGAAGAGTATCTGGACAGGCGCCTTCAGGGGCTGAACCTGAACCTGGCGGACATGAAGAAGCGCGGCGTTGTCGTGTATCCCGCCGGGGATACGACGCTGCCACCGGATCATAAATTCGACACACCCAGCGGAAAAGTCGAGCTGTATTCCAAAGTGCTTGCGGAGATGGGCGTGGATCCCGTGCCGAAGTACTACCCGAAACCCGAGCCGCCCGAAGGCTATTTCCGGCTCCTGTTCGGAAGATCTCCGCTGCACACGTTCGGCCGGACCACAAATAACCGGGTACTTGGGTCGGTGGTTCGGGAGAACGAGGTCTGGATCCACTACCGGGTGGCTGCCTCGCTTGGATTGAGGCCCGGCGAGCGCGTGCGGCTGGTGAACCAGGACGGCGCGAAGAGCGCGCCCGTGCGGGCGCGCGTCACGAACCGGATCCGTCCCGACTGCGTGTACATGGTGCACGGCTTCGGGCACACAGCACGAAATCTGAGGTTTACGGCCGGCAGGGGCGCTTCCACGACCGCCCTGGTGACGCGGGTTTCGGTGGATCCGCTGATGGGAGGCACGGGGATGTTCAACAACTTCGTGCGGATCGAGAAGGAGGCATGA